CCGACGAACTGGGAGATCGCCGGCGCGCACACGACCACCGTGTCCTGGATCTTCATCAGGTCGTCGTGCAGATGTTCCGGCGCCACCAGGTACCCCAGCCGCCAGCTCGCCATGCCGTACGCCTTCGAAAAGCTGAAGACGGAGATCGAGTGCTCCCCGCCCAGCGAGCCGGGGGAGAAGTGGCGCGCGCCGTCGTAGGTGAAATATTCGTACGCCTCGTCGCTCACGTGGTAGATCCCGCGCTCCCCGCACATCCGGTGGATCGCCGCAAGCGTCTCTTCCGGGTAGACCGCCCCGGTGGGGTTGTTCGGCGAAACGGTCACGACCGCGCGGGTCCGCTTCGTCACGGCCGCCTCGATGGCCGCCAGGTCCGGCTGGAGCCGGTCGTCGGCGGGGACGTGGACCGGAACCGCGGAAGCCAGCGTCACCGCCATGTCGTGGTTGAAGTAGAAGGGGGACGGGAGGATGACCTCGTCGCCCGGGTCGCAGACGGCCAGGACCGCGTTCAGGAACGCCTGGTTCGCCCCGGCGGTTACGTAGATCCTCCGCTCGAACGGGGCGTCGATCCCGTTCTCCGCCCGAAGCTTTTCCTCAAGCGCCGACCGAAGCTCGGGGAGCCCGGCGTCGGGGACGTACCGGTGGTGGGGGAAGGAGCCGAGGAATTCGGGGATCGCGTCCAGGGCCGATCGCGGCGGTCCGTAGTGGACCACCCCCTGCCCGAGCGGGATCGTTCCGGGCGTCTCCGCGATCCACCCCGCCACCAGCGGTATGACGGGAAGCTGGACCCCCGCGGATCGCGCCGAGGGGGCAAGGGTGCGGCCGGGGCGCCTCACGGGGGCGCCGGAGTTCTTCCGAGCAGCAGCTCCACCCGGGCGAGCAGGTCGCGGGTGTGGAACGGCTTCCGGAGAAGCGCGGTGCCCGGACGGGAGACCCGTTTACCGGAATGCTCCTTCTCCGGGTAGGCCGACAGGTGCAGGACCCGGATTCCCGGCCGGCGCGCGGAAATCCGGCGCACGATCTCCGGGGATCTCATCCCGGACATGTCGGCGTCCGCGATCAGCAGGTCGATCCCGCCTTTGCGGGCCGCGAGCACCGCGGAGATCTCCTTGAACGTTCCGGCCACGAGAACCTCGAATCCTCCCCGTTCGAGGACCTCTACCAGTAAGGAACGGACCATCGCCTCGTCGGTCACCACGAGGATCGCCGCGCGCCGCCGGCCCGGTTTCGCGGCGGGGATCGCGCCCGCCGGCTCCTCGCGCTCCGCGCAGGGGAGTCCGATCCGGATCGTCGTGCCGCGTCCGGGCCGGCTCTCCACCGATATGTGCCCGCCGCTCTGCTGGACGAAGCCCAGGACGGACGGGAGCCCCATCCCTTCCCGCTCCATCCGGGTGGTGAAGAACGGCTCGAAGATCTTTTCGCGGGTCTTCGCGTCCATGCCGGACCCGTTGTCCTCGACGACGAGCGAGACGTGCCGCCCCGGGGCCGCGTCGATCCCGACATCGCCTTGCGAAGGGTCGACGATCCGGGCGGACAGCCGCAGATCGCCCCCTCCGGGCATCGCGTCCCGCGCGTTCGACACGAGCTGAAGCAGCGCCGCCCGGAGCCGGTCCGGGTCCGCGTTGACCTTTCCCGAATCCTCCCCGGATGTGAGGGCGAATCGGATGGAGGGGCCCGCCAGGTCCCGGATCGTGTCCGAGAGCTGCGCGAGGAACCGGTGGACGTCCAGGATCCGGGGGCGGAGCACCTGCCTCCGTCCGAACGCGAGCAGCTCCCGGGTCAGCCCCGCGGCCCGTTCCCCCGCGTCGCGGATCTTCTCGATGTCGCCGCGGCGGGGGTCTCCGTTCTCCACGCGGGACAGCAGCAGGTCGCTGTACCCGGTGACGACGGTCATCATGTTGTTCAGGTGGTGCGCCAGCCCGCCGGCGAGCCGCCCCAGCGCCTCGAACTTGTACGACTCGCGGATCCGCTCCTCGTTGCGCCGCGCCGACTCCTCGCTCCGTTTCCGGTCCGTGATGTCCCGGACGATGGCGAGCACCTCGTTCCGGGCGCACCGGGCGAACCGGGCCTCGAAGTCGAGCTTCTCCCCGGCTATGGTCAGGCTGTACTCCTGCAGCGGGCTCACCTTCCCGCCCCGGAGCGTCTCCGCGATGAGCCGCAGGCTCTCCCGCGCGACCTCCTCCGGCATCACCTCGGCGAGGTTCTTCCCGAGGAACCGTTCCGGGGGCACCGCGAGGACCCTCGGGGAAGGGGCGTGGAAATCGAGGAAGGTCCCCTCCCGGTCGACCCGGAAGATCATGTCCGGCAGGGCGGACAGCATCGCC
Above is a window of Deltaproteobacteria bacterium DNA encoding:
- a CDS encoding response regulator, translating into MSQDSLNPQASAKALRESEARMRAMLSALPDMIFRVDREGTFLDFHAPSPRVLAVPPERFLGKNLAEVMPEEVARESLRLIAETLRGGKVSPLQEYSLTIAGEKLDFEARFARCARNEVLAIVRDITDRKRSEESARRNEERIRESYKFEALGRLAGGLAHHLNNMMTVVTGYSDLLLSRVENGDPRRGDIEKIRDAGERAAGLTRELLAFGRRQVLRPRILDVHRFLAQLSDTIRDLAGPSIRFALTSGEDSGKVNADPDRLRAALLQLVSNARDAMPGGGDLRLSARIVDPSQGDVGIDAAPGRHVSLVVEDNGSGMDAKTREKIFEPFFTTRMEREGMGLPSVLGFVQQSGGHISVESRPGRGTTIRIGLPCAEREEPAGAIPAAKPGRRRAAILVVTDEAMVRSLLVEVLERGGFEVLVAGTFKEISAVLAARKGGIDLLIADADMSGMRSPEIVRRISARRPGIRVLHLSAYPEKEHSGKRVSRPGTALLRKPFHTRDLLARVELLLGRTPAPP
- a CDS encoding pyridoxal phosphate-dependent aminotransferase, with the protein product MRRPGRTLAPSARSAGVQLPVIPLVAGWIAETPGTIPLGQGVVHYGPPRSALDAIPEFLGSFPHHRYVPDAGLPELRSALEEKLRAENGIDAPFERRIYVTAGANQAFLNAVLAVCDPGDEVILPSPFYFNHDMAVTLASAVPVHVPADDRLQPDLAAIEAAVTKRTRAVVTVSPNNPTGAVYPEETLAAIHRMCGERGIYHVSDEAYEYFTYDGARHFSPGSLGGEHSISVFSFSKAYGMASWRLGYLVAPEHLHDDLMKIQDTVVVCAPAISQFVGLRALREGRGYCASHMPSLAKVRGEALSRLSEVSDLLTVPPALGAFYLFARVDTAMAATELSERLVREHRVAVIPGETFGIAKGCWIRIAYGSLREETVVRGIDRLVDGIRAIVGR